Below is a window of Flavobacterium sp. N2820 DNA.
CGTACTTGTGCGTATGCTGACAGCTGGGAATCCCATCATCGCAGATTCCTCACTAATCGTTCCACTATCAGAAAGTACGATGAAGGCATTTTTTTGCAACTGCACATAATCAAAAAAACCTAAAGGGGGCACGTTGGAAATTAGCGGATGAAATTTGATTTTATTTTTTTCTATTCGATTCTTTGTTCGAGGATGTGTAGAAAAGATAATAGGCATTTTATATTTTTCTGCTACTTGATTTAAAGATTGCACTAAAATTTCAAAATGATTTTCCAAATCAATATTTTCTTCGCGATGCGCACTGACTACTATATACTTTTGTACTTTTAAATCTAATCGAGACACAACGTCACTGTTTAAAATTTGATTGGTATATTTTAACAAGACCTCTTTCAAAGGAGATCCTGTTACAAACACATGGTCTTTTCGGAAACCTTCACTCAATAAATAACGACGGCTATTCTCGGTATAAGTCAAATTAATATCGCTAATATGGTCAGAAATCTTGCGATTAATTTCTTCAGGGACATTTTGGTCAAAACAACGGTTACCCGCTTCCATATGAAAAATAGGAACTTTCAATCGTTTCGCCGCAATGGTACTCAATACACTGTTTGTATCTCCTAAAACCAATAAGGCATCAGGCAGTTCTTGTGACAAAATCTCAAACGATTTTGAAATTACATTTCCAATTGTTTCTCCTAAATGATTTCCCGCAACATTCAAAAAATAATCTGGTTTTCTTAAATCTAAATCTTCAAAAAAGATTTCATTTAATTCGTAATCGTAATTTTGACCCGTATGAATTAAAATATGATCAAAATAGATGTCACATTTTTTGATACATTCTGCTAACCTTATAATCTCAGGACGAGTACCTAAAATCGTTGCTACTTTTAATTTTTTTGTTTTTATTTCCATTGTGTCGGATTAAATTTAAAATTATCTTCAACTTCTCCTATCTTGTAATTGGAAAAAACTAACAATCTAGAATCGATATCTAATGCTTGAATTGAAGATGCATAACCTGGTTCAATAAGAATTGCTTCTAAGTTATTAGAATCAAGTTCAAAAGTCACATAATTTACACTATCTGAAGGATTTTGAAAATCATCAATTTTTACTAATTTAATTAAAAATTTCCCTTTAATCGCAATAAACCACCTTTTTTCAATTTGATGACCTTGCCAAGCTCTTATTATATCTAAATCTTTATTCTCAATAATATACATTCGTTTAATTTCGGAAAGATCAAGTTCGTTATTAAACAATATTTTTCCTCTCTCATCTATAAAAAAATTTCCACTTAT
It encodes the following:
- a CDS encoding WxcM-like domain-containing protein, whose translation is MLNKISGNFFIDERGKILFNNELDLSEIKRMYIIENKDLDIIRAWQGHQIEKRWFIAIKGKFLIKLVKIDDFQNPSDSVNYVTFELDSNNLEAILIEPGYASSIQALDIDSRLLVFSNYKIGEVEDNFKFNPTQWK
- the wecB gene encoding non-hydrolyzing UDP-N-acetylglucosamine 2-epimerase, with product MEIKTKKLKVATILGTRPEIIRLAECIKKCDIYFDHILIHTGQNYDYELNEIFFEDLDLRKPDYFLNVAGNHLGETIGNVISKSFEILSQELPDALLVLGDTNSVLSTIAAKRLKVPIFHMEAGNRCFDQNVPEEINRKISDHISDINLTYTENSRRYLLSEGFRKDHVFVTGSPLKEVLLKYTNQILNSDVVSRLDLKVQKYIVVSAHREENIDLENHFEILVQSLNQVAEKYKMPIIFSTHPRTKNRIEKNKIKFHPLISNVPPLGFFDYVQLQKNAFIVLSDSGTISEESAMMGFPAVSIRTSTERPEAIDAGTIVLGGITTDQVINAIEIARGLFDVNIELPKEYEVNNTSARVIKVIQGYTSIINKVIWDK